The following proteins are encoded in a genomic region of bacterium:
- a CDS encoding 7-carboxy-7-deazaguanine synthase QueE produces MNANINEVFLSIQGEGLLLGKRQIFIRFSGCNLRCDFCDTKYAQNKAKECVVFDEKIKNPISPSLLHNIIRKKAPFHSISLTGGEPLLQADFIKEFLYFKEYFVYLDTNGSLPDEFEKIKGLIDLVSMDIKLPSSTKEKPLWKEHKKFLKKISNGFVKMVITNETSKDDFLEGIGIIKDTDFKIPLVIQPDGNVAFDRLFSFQKMALERLSDVRIIPQIHKILGIR; encoded by the coding sequence ATGAATGCAAATATAAATGAGGTTTTCCTTTCAATTCAAGGAGAAGGGCTTTTGCTGGGGAAAAGGCAAATTTTTATTAGATTTTCTGGATGCAATTTAAGGTGTGATTTTTGTGATACAAAATATGCACAAAATAAAGCAAAAGAATGCGTTGTATTTGATGAAAAAATAAAAAACCCAATATCTCCTTCCCTTCTTCACAATATAATTAGAAAAAAAGCACCCTTTCATTCCATTAGCCTTACAGGTGGAGAACCCCTTTTACAAGCAGATTTTATAAAGGAATTTCTTTATTTTAAGGAATATTTTGTCTATCTTGATACAAATGGCTCTCTTCCGGATGAATTTGAAAAAATAAAGGGGCTAATTGACCTTGTTTCTATGGATATAAAACTTCCATCGTCAACAAAAGAAAAGCCCCTTTGGAAAGAGCATAAAAAATTTCTTAAAAAGATAAGTAATGGCTTTGTAAAGATGGTTATTACCAACGAGACAAGCAAAGATGATTTTTTGGAGGGGATAGGAATAATAAAAGATACAGACTTTAAAATCCCTCTTGTTATCCAGCCAGATGGAAATGTAGCCTTTGACAGGCTTTTTTCTTTTCAAAAGATGGCATTAGAAAGGCTTTCTGATGTTAGAATAATCCCTCAAATTCATAAAATATTAGGGATAAGGTGA
- the rpmG gene encoding 50S ribosomal protein L33 produces the protein MKKKGRQVISLACSNCKERNYSTMKNKKTQTQKLELKKYCRICRVHTLHKETK, from the coding sequence GTGAAGAAAAAGGGAAGGCAGGTTATATCATTGGCGTGTTCTAATTGTAAGGAAAGGAATTATTCTACAATGAAGAATAAAAAAACGCAAACACAGAAGCTTGAACTTAAAAAATATTGTAGAATTTGTAGGGTTCACACCCTACATAAAGAGACAAAATAG
- the secE gene encoding preprotein translocase subunit SecE: protein MYPIKERTKFWYERGRAFLKEVWIETNPKTGKVSWPGKKAIIGSTIAVLISVVIFSLYLGIVDYISLNIMMFLIK, encoded by the coding sequence ATGTATCCAATAAAAGAGCGAACAAAATTTTGGTATGAAAGAGGAAGGGCTTTCTTGAAAGAGGTCTGGATAGAAACAAACCCCAAAACAGGAAAGGTTTCCTGGCCAGGAAAAAAGGCAATAATAGGCTCAACAATTGCTGTTTTAATTTCGGTTGTTATCTTTAGTTTATATTTAGGAATTGTTGATTATATCTCATTAAATATAATGATGTTTTTAATAAAGTGA
- the nusG gene encoding transcription termination/antitermination protein NusG gives MSEWYAIHTYSGQENATRTNIVNRLKALGGEERVSKIIIPTEEVSEIRGGKKKITTRKVFPGYIFLEMDLDDNIWHIVRYTPGVFGFVGTKAKPVALKKEEVDAIFRKIEEGTATVQPKVIFKPQESVRVIDGPFANFMGVIRDVDLKRERLHIMVNILGRQTPLELEFYQVERL, from the coding sequence ATGAGCGAATGGTATGCTATCCATACATACTCTGGACAAGAGAATGCTACAAGAACCAATATCGTAAATAGGCTTAAAGCATTAGGAGGGGAAGAAAGGGTTTCTAAGATAATTATTCCAACAGAAGAGGTTTCAGAGATAAGGGGTGGAAAGAAAAAGATAACAACAAGGAAGGTGTTTCCAGGCTATATCTTTCTTGAGATGGACCTGGATGACAATATTTGGCATATTGTAAGGTATACACCCGGTGTATTTGGCTTTGTTGGAACAAAAGCAAAGCCTGTAGCCTTAAAAAAAGAAGAGGTAGATGCAATCTTTAGAAAGATAGAAGAGGGAACAGCCACAGTTCAGCCAAAGGTTATCTTTAAACCACAAGAGAGTGTAAGGGTTATAGATGGACCATTTGCGAATTTTATGGGTGTTATAAGGGATGTTGATCTAAAGAGGGAGCGTCTTCATATAATGGTAAATATTTTAGGAAGACAAACCCCTCTTGAGCTAGAATTTTACCAAGTAGAGAGGTTATAA
- the rplK gene encoding 50S ribosomal protein L11 — MAKVVKKIKLQIPAGKANPAPPIGPALGQAGINIMEFCKAFNEKTGNMEEGLIIPVIISVLENKKFTFDLKTPPASVLLKKAIGLEKGSDNPNRKKVGKITREKIEEIAKKKMADLNATSMEGATKQVIGTARSMGIEIE; from the coding sequence ATGGCAAAGGTAGTAAAGAAAATAAAGCTTCAGATACCAGCAGGAAAGGCAAATCCAGCCCCTCCAATAGGTCCTGCATTAGGTCAGGCTGGAATAAACATTATGGAATTCTGCAAAGCCTTTAATGAGAAGACAGGGAACATGGAAGAGGGATTGATTATTCCCGTTATTATTTCTGTCCTTGAGAATAAAAAATTCACATTTGACCTAAAAACGCCACCTGCTTCTGTGCTACTAAAAAAAGCAATAGGCTTGGAAAAAGGCTCTGATAATCCAAATAGAAAGAAGGTAGGAAAAATTACGAGGGAAAAGATCGAAGAAATAGCAAAAAAAAAGATGGCTGACCTTAATGCAACAAGCATGGAAGGTGCAACAAAGCAGGTAATTGGAACAGCACGAAGTATGGGGATAGAGATAGAATAG
- a CDS encoding cofactor-independent phosphoglycerate mutase, which translates to MKYLIIVPDGMADYPIEGKTALEMAYTPNMDRLAKEGIIGTTRTIPEDMPAGSDVACLSLLGYDPRVYYKGRAPLEAASMGVFLKEDEVAFRCNLVTVKNGIMKDFSAGHIKTDEASEIIRLVDKELGREEIKFYPGVSYRHLLVLSSFLIPNPFNITCTPPHNITGEDYLLHFPSGSEAPILTGLMEASRDILRGREYGNMIWLWGGGIKMDIPKITEKFNIKGSVISAVDLVKGLGILAGLKPIDVPGATGYFDTNYLNKAKYGLSALEDNDLVFIHIEAPDEAGHNKDLEQKIKAIEEIDEKILGFILSNLASDVRILLISDHLTPISLGTHTSDPTPFVIWEKGKLEKGKGNCFNEKEAKNGIFLAQGTELIKMLFSA; encoded by the coding sequence CAAATATGGATAGGTTAGCAAAAGAAGGAATAATTGGGACAACAAGAACCATTCCAGAAGATATGCCAGCTGGCTCTGATGTTGCTTGCCTTTCTTTATTAGGATATGACCCAAGGGTTTATTATAAGGGAAGGGCACCTTTAGAAGCAGCAAGTATGGGTGTTTTTTTAAAAGAAGATGAGGTTGCTTTTAGGTGCAATCTTGTTACAGTAAAGAATGGAATAATGAAGGATTTTAGTGCAGGCCATATAAAAACAGACGAGGCATCTGAAATTATAAGGCTTGTAGATAAAGAATTGGGGAGGGAGGAAATAAAATTTTATCCAGGGGTAAGTTATAGACACCTTCTTGTTCTTTCCTCTTTCCTAATCCCTAATCCCTTTAACATTACCTGTACACCGCCACATAATATTACAGGAGAAGATTATCTATTACATTTTCCTTCTGGTAGCGAAGCTCCAATCCTTACAGGCCTTATGGAGGCATCAAGGGATATTTTAAGGGGAAGGGAATATGGAAATATGATATGGCTCTGGGGTGGTGGTATTAAGATGGACATTCCAAAGATAACAGAAAAATTTAACATCAAGGGTTCTGTTATCTCTGCTGTTGACCTTGTTAAGGGGCTAGGTATATTGGCAGGATTAAAACCAATAGATGTTCCTGGAGCAACAGGCTATTTTGATACAAATTATTTGAATAAAGCAAAATATGGACTTTCTGCATTAGAAGATAATGACCTTGTCTTTATCCACATAGAAGCACCAGATGAAGCAGGACACAATAAGGATTTAGAGCAAAAGATAAAGGCAATTGAGGAGATTGATGAGAAGATATTGGGATTTATCCTTTCTAATTTAGCTAGTGATGTAAGAATTCTTTTAATATCAGACCATCTTACACCTATATCCCTTGGAACACATACATCAGATCCAACACCATTTGTTATATGGGAAAAAGGAAAATTGGAAAAGGGAAAAGGAAATTGCTTTAATGAAAAAGAGGCAAAGAATGGTATTTTCCTTGCCCAAGGAACAGAGTTAATTAAAATGCTTTTTAGTGCTTAA